tagttaccagggtgctcaatttcgtagaatattttgataaacgtttctggatgaaacaaatgaaatcttgtgatccatctttatttacagattatgcgaaacatacaaactatgaacttaccaacctttgtgttgacacttgttagcatatttattctcaggttccctagaagtcttccgctgtttgcttatatgatagacaagctatgtgcatggagtcttatatggcatatttttcaagaaaacgttgcattcaccaattcatcatcatgtaccttattttgactgcattgtcaacggaagtactgttgtaaactattatatacggtgattgtctatatgtagaaatcatcagatgtcgaaaacctttgatttaaatattcatttatggtatgccttttcaaaagaatgcaatgtttacaaaacgtatcatatagaggtcaaatacctcgcaatgaaatcaatgaatgacgtgttcgtccatatgaatttggagcgatcgttacaggtgccttcgatcgtagtcttcaaaagcggggtcatcaactagagaaaggtaagcttgttggtaacccgatacattcatttcggtttggtccatatcaaacggttcatagtcaccttcatccacttcgtttagttcattgtcggaattctcttcggtTGTTGTAGGTGATAATCCCGCTATATTTTCTTCAAactctatacattcttcaatgtcgttatataacggaccttctaatgaagtttgatcttgtatcctatctaccccatccaaataatctttcaaacatacacatactttcacagcttggggggtaagtcttgaccttctttccgatataattcgaccactcaaagaaaaggccgattcggaagctacggttgaagcttgaacggtaaataagtcacgagccataatgcttaatattggatatgtgtcttgttttgtttcccaccattttaaaatgtctaggttgttaaattgttcttcactcatgtttagtgcaaagtttgccatcttataatttcccaactcgcttgtgggtgccgaTGTTCGTGCGCGTTTGGAAGCGTCTTCACGTACCAAGTTAAAAAGACTTATTTTGAGGTCTCGGCTCCTTCGAGAAGATGATCCGGGTTGGTCAACAATTGGGTTTGATTATCGACCATATTTTGTTGCATAAATACCAAACATATTCTCAAAAACATCATTAAAAGCGTGTACTTGGTTCAAAAGGTAGTTGAGTTCGGCATCAAAAACACCATGCACACAATCAAAGTTGGTATATATTGTTGTCATCAATCGTTCAACCCCATTAAAATTTAATCGTGGGTCAAGTGCGGCCGCACATAAAAATACCTTCGGTATCTCTCCAAAATATTAGACTAGAGATTAGAGAATATTTAGTGATTTAGAAATAAATATGAGAATGTTTGTTGGTGCATTTTCAACCAAGGCATTACAATGTATTTATAATGGACTTTGTGGGgttaaaatggtaaaaaaaaaaaaaaaaaaaactcaaaaaactgcaaaaaaaggctgaaactgcaaaaaaaaaaaaaaaaaaaaaaaggctagttttttgaaaaaccggatcggatccggatccggatccgGATCGGATAAAATCCGGTTTATATCCGGAAAAAAACCGGTTTTCTTGAAAAACTGGATCCGGGTGGAACTGGATCGGATCTCGGATCCGGATCCGGTTTTTGCTGTGTCCGGTTTTGCTTGGATCCGGTTCCGGATCGGGTCACCGGATCGGATCTGGATCCGGTTTTTTTGCCCATctatatttgggggtgtgacatattcACTAACAATGGAGATTATATTTACTTAGATTGATGCGGCCTAATCGGGTATCTGGTGACCGTTTCCGACCTTTTTCCTTAGTCACCATAAGATATGAGGTATGGACGTGACAATTATTCATAGGATAGCAATACCTCGGGCGATGATCGAAATAGATATATATCGAATACATACACGGATATAAATGATTAGTGGATTGGACGTGGATAACAAATCGTCATCCATTAATGTAATGCAAATAAACTACTAATATCGATGACAAAATTCTATGACTGGGCTGTTGAGAAATAAACCTATATTGATTGCTCACTTGTAATGCAAGAACCTGTACCAAATAACGTCTCGTCGTGTCCCTTCGTGACATCCGacaaatatggaacaattacagaGAAGATTAGCAATTGTCCAAAAAATAATACTTGTAACATCTTTTCGTAATTGTAATAAAAAATTTTTGATAAAGTAAACAAACAATAGATCAACATATGAACATTAATGAAAAGTTATGAAAAATACAAATAAAAAATATCTAGACAGCATAAATTCTAAACAAATACTACAATCACCCACTTTGCAGAACACCAACTGGAACAATATTACAGTAATCTGTCAGTTGGCTTAATTCATCCAATTGCTTTATCCCCCATATAAGCAGAACACAAATTGGTCAGCATGTAGCCGTTCACTTCATTCTGCAATAATACAGCAATAACTTCAATAATAATTACAAGACTATAAGTATAATTAACATGGGTGGCAAGTTAAACCCATTTAGATAGCATAATGTGGTAACAGTAAACAAAGGGATTGATTTAGGCTTGTATTATATAATCAGAATCAATAGGTAAAACTTTACTTATGGTTGAACAGATCTTAAGTCGCATAATgtatatgcaaatgctttaatcCACTGTAGTTTTTATCAATAAGATTTAGTCATTATTACTTATTTCACCAAATTGTTTTAGTAATATTGCATTTtattgtgtgtttgtgtgtgtgttaaaTCGCCAAATCAACCCAAATCTGGCTTAACCTATTACCCATCACCCAACATGGTTAACCACCCATTTTGTCACCTTTAGCTAGCGTAAAACCTCCACAAAACAAAATGTGTTACACAATTATAGATCTGTATAAGTTACTATGTGAGATTAATATTCAAAATCAGGGCTCAGGAGAGGTTGTTTAGATTCTGTATAAGAGAAATAACTTGTGTTTTAGCATAGTTGGTAAATGATCAATTTATTGGTTGATATTAGTTCTGCTATTAAGTATCTTAATTTTTTTGTTAGTACATCATTTTATCATTTACAAATTGTCAAGAATCTTTCTTGACAATCAATTAAGATACCTAATAGCAGAACTAATATCAAtcaattaattgatcatttaccaACTATGCTAAAATTTAACATTATCTGctgacaaaaaaaaaaatatcaaaagaaaaGGACAGAGGAACAAATCAGGCTCTCATCCTTACCAAATTATAGTttgtcaaaatcatcatcatccaaGCCATCATCTCCGTCATCTGAAAGACAAAAATAACAAATAGTCATCAAGTTCTTGTGCATGAAAATAAAAAGATACACAGTATTAACAAAAGAAGTTGAGACTTTGACTTTATAATGGACTTTATGACTCTGAATTCTAAGAACATGGGTTCACCACTTTCCAGGGTTATTGCAAAAGATAAATTAGAAATGAAGTAAATTTCATAACATTTACAAATCAATGGTAGAAAGTACATGTGTAAATTTCATAACATTTAAACCATTTGAATGTAAGAACAGGTCAAACGCCTCAACAACATACCTGGTCCTTCATCACTGTCACCGAGATCACCCAAAAGAAAGACATCCAAGTCCTGGTCAGTCGACTTTTTCGTTGCATTTTTAGTCTTTAAAGTTTCTTCGCTTGCTTCTGTTTTCGAAACAGTTTCAGTTGTCGAACTCCCCACTGCCGAATCTTCTGTCACCTTTCCATCAGATACTTTATTTTCTTCTTCTGCTTCCATGTAACGCTTTTCATAACTGCAATCAtataaattagaaattgaattgaaTGTTCATCGTGTGTACATGGAACGGGTCATGTAATGCTTCTCCAAATTACATATATGGTTTACTTTCTTTGGTCCACAACCCGGTCTTGCCTAAGCTATTAAATCATTTCTTTGGTACACATACCTATTTTGCTTTTGTGTGTTAAGCTAATGTGTTATTTTAGACACGTAAATGAACGATTTTAAAGAGACATGCCACAAAAAAGAACCAGATGCAAATGGTAAGTTACTTACGGAATCACGTGACTATTTACTATTAGAAAATATATCCTCCAGAATTTCCTTTCTCTCATGACCCGTGGGCACAACTCATACCTCAACTTTGAGATTTCCTGCAATGACGAATATTACTATTTAGGTTAACAAATATAATGAATACAAAGGGAGGTCATTATAAAAGATTGTAAGATAGATAATGCATAAATTTTTTTGTCCTCGATGATCCACCAACAAGATAGTGCCATTGTTACATAACTTAACATGTACATGAACTTAACAATTGAACTTGCTATGAAACTAGCATTGGTACACGCATCGAGTCTTTCTGGTCAAGAGGATTTCGAGATGTTATCAACATTTAGGTTAATATAATTGGACATAACAGTGCAGTAGGTCTAATTTGTTAGTTTTCGAGCGAAACTTTCTCCAAGTTAATGATCACGTTGGGTTCATTTTTCAGGTATTGTATGTCAAGATGATTTAAGGTATGTATATTAGTATTGATTTTGACTTGAACATAACAAGTTAGATAATTGGAGATTATCTATGCTGAAGCTTTCAAGCTTTTGGGTTGCTAGGCTCAGCGTCACATTATCACTCCACGATATCACTACTAACCGTTGACTTTAAGAGTAAAAAAGAATCGATCTGTGGTCAAAGCTGGAGATGTGTGGGGGTTGAAATGGGTCAACATGAGATTTCATTGTACTTAGTATGTGGTATTGCCTAAATTGTAGCGTTTCATTAAAGATGGGACGGCTTATATTAGGTGGTATGTTGTTGGTGTGTTGTTTGTTTGTATGTAGTGTGTGCTGCTAGTTTGGTTTTGCTGGCAATTGTATTATTGCACCTGTGCCTATTCTCTGTAATTTGTCCTTatcttaattaattattttattatgccAACGAAAAAATTAAAACTTATGCTTATGTTTGATATGTAGTGAAAGGCTAATACTGTCTGCATTGAAGAATGTGCTTCAAATGCCAAGAATAAAGGGTTTCAGAGTTATGAATGATAATTTGATATACATTGTTTCGGTGCTCCTCGGCACATCTTGAGCTATCTAAAAGAATCGGCAGATTTAGGGATGACATTTTCACTCTACGGGGTCAGTACTTTCCATTGTTGTCAGTTATATTGTGATCACTGAAGGATTTGTGTTTTAATGCTAGTTAAAAACAAATGTCATATATTTAGACCTTTTCTTACACCTGATGTCATGATATCAGCAGCAAACTTATTGAGCTGATTGGCAGTCAAATAGATCTTTCTAGTACTGATAAGACACTAAGGGGCTGTTTACTTTTTTCCCATTAAATTCTGTATGGATATAAATCGTTGTATGGGTAATGAATGATATATGTAGTAAGAAGATAATGAAAATTGTTGTTTACTTTTGTGCCGAATGAATCAACTGAATGGATGTAAATGACTATTCTAACCTTAAATATTATATTTGTATGCGTTTACATTGATATAAGCATACTATGTAAAAAAGTTATTTAATTTAAGTATATCATCTATAAATTTTATGTCACGTGGTTTAATCTTTAAATTTGAATACTGTTAAACAAATGAAAAATATTGGTATATAAATCTTTTACTACTATCATCAAATTATATACCTACCACCGTCAAATGTTTTAACCTATATTCGTTTATAAAATAACAAACCATACTTTTAATTAAGTAAGAAACGATCGATCGGTTAGAAAAAAAAGATGGCAAAGTCAATTACCGACAAAACAATCAAAGGACAAGAAACCATCGTTATTCCTCCAGGTATTTCCATGGTTATTTCTACAAAAACTTTATTGCAACCCACTATCTATGGCAGTAAAAAAGATCATTTTGAGTAAAGAAACAAGAACAAAAAAGTATCTCTGGAGGTTTGAAGTAATAAAATTTAAAATAGATATGAAAGAGAAGGGTAGTACTGGAAATTTTTGGAAAAAGAGAAGCTAAATGGGGACAAGTGCCCTTTTACTGGTGACCGAATAATGTGTGTAGAAAGTCATATCATTAATTTAAGACAAAAGTAAACAGCATCTTAGAATGACCGAATAATGTGTTCATTCACCTCAGCTCATTAATGCTAAAATAAACAGGCCCAGGCCCTAAGACAATGCTCATGAAACAATAGACCATAAGTGACCTATTTGAAATTATTGAAGAGCGACATACTTGGACACGATCGCTCAAAAACAGGATTTCCTTAACATGGAAATGAACAAACTTAAATATAATAAAGGatttgtgaagctgaatatattagTAGTATGCTTACAAGGATCACTACAGCAGTTATAATAGACTTCCTCACTGATGGCATGTTGTTTACTAATATTAAAGCTGGATCTTAAAGATTGGGACTTGAGATATTAGTATGTTCACTAAAAAGGAGACATGGTTTAGTATCTCATCTTTTTTTTCTTCACCAAGGACAATTATCATCGAAACTGACAAACTAAACGGTATCTAGTACCAATATATCAGTAAGTAAAAGGCAAACATAAGCTAATTGGTTAGTTCACTCATATCCACATTAAGATTTTTTTAATAAAGGGTTCAAATTGTTACCTTTACAGTTGAGAGAACAAGTTTAGCGTGTATTTCCTGAAACTTTGTAAGATCCTGTCGAACATTTGAGATTGTAGGTACATCAGACACTTCTGTGTCATCTGCATATCACATTAACGACCCTCAAAATTTAACCGACATACAGAACAATCATGACAAGAACTAGAAACACGTATCAAATGAATTTAAAAATGAAAAAAGCATGAAGCCAACATAAACACTCTTCTTGTCAACACATATATCCAGTTCTGAAATTCCAAAAAACTTGATACCTAACCAACTGACTTGAAAGGGAAAGGTGAACAGGATCTACAAACTCAGTGCAATTATATTCTCAACAGGTATAGCCATAAAGGATCTAAAATCTAAATTACCAATATAAGCCAGTCCAATGCAATATTCCACCAACTATATTTAGGTACATTTCATTCTAATCAACCCGAACATGCTATCATATGCTATCTTCAATCGAACACACAGGCCTTTTCAGATGGAAGATACATATCCGCTGCATATCAATAATCTTTCACAACACATATCCACCTCTGATAGTCTGATACATTTTTCAGCCATAATATCCTATTCCTCCCAACAACTTAAAAACATTTTAGGTATATACATTCAGCAACATTATCAATGGCTTTATCAAGTctatcctatttgctgtgattcctAATGACAGGCTAATAATTCTATATTTTCAAACCATTCATTAAAACAAATTAACTCACTAACAAGTAACCACTATAAGCAACCTCTACATCACTATAATCAAGTTCATTATCATATAACTACAAAGCACATAATTATTATTCACCTTCTAACGGAAAATCACGAAATGTATTTATCGTAATCTCCTTCACAAACTCTCGCAACTCATCCGTAATCCCAAACTTCTCGAGATCTACCTGCGACACATTACCACCAGCACCGTTCGCCGCAGAAGACGACGGCGACGGCGAAGAATCAACAACGAATTGCGAGATCGCAGCAGAAGTAGACGGAATCTGAGCTCTAATCTGATCTGCACGTTTCAACGCTTCAATTTTTATCAAATCAGCTTTCTTCGACGCTTCAGTCGCGATCTCTTTAGATCGTTTCGATGCTTCGGATACGATTTCTGATAATTTAGATGATCCAATTGTGAAATCCTGTGACCGTTTCGCGGCTTCTTTTGTAAGCTCTTGTGATCGTTTAGCTGCTTCTTTTGTTAGCTCTTGTGATCTTTTGGCTGCATCTTCGGCGAATGTTCGAGCTTTTTGCCAGAAATCCATGACGGTTGTGTGTAAATTCGTGTGTTGTGTGATTGAAGAAGATtaatgaggaagaagaagagattGGATCGAGTGTAGAGGAGTGCACGTTACGATCCATGGTGCCGCGATGAGCCGATGATTATACTATACCACGTTGCAAAAGTCAAGCGTTGACCCGTTTGTAACGGTTGAGTCATCATATtcatatacggagtatataatgTTTTTTTACTAATACGCCCGCGCGATGCGGCAAGGTTTTTCTGATTGATGTTTATaattaacgtagcgttatgtatttacagaattaaaaacgTCTTGATGCGGGTGTATTTGGATGCACGTAATTAGTATCTAATGTACCTAATGGCCTACGCGTTTTTAACGTCAGGAAAACCGAGTAAAAATGGGAGACGAAACCATCGATAAGATGTAGTTAGTTTgagttgtttattatatatatttatgaaaggtAGCACGAAATGTTTAGCGTTTTTTGAAAAAAAACGtccatttcgcgtatagttagttgcatTGTTTTCGTAAGATTATTTCAAGTTGAACggcggtgtcggaaaaatttaactcgcggcgagcggaaagatatggttcgttaaaaatttgggtggagtttgttgaaagttttttaataaaataataattttacatatTTTACCGCTGAAGAAATTGTAGATTAGACAATAGTTCAGGGGTGATTTTGTAAATTTTGGTTAGTTGTCGTTTGGAAAACTGAGAATGGTCAAAACGACCAAAATTGAGACGGGAATTAGTATATaagactaatttttataaaaaagcaCCAGCGGTAATATCCCTAATGAGAGGGTAAATTTAAAAAATTTACACGTAGGTACGCAAGTCGGGTAAAATTTTATACCATTTGACGGATCGCAAGCGGGTGATGGATATATATTACCGGCTACATGTCAAATCCGACTCGTAAATTCGTGATATCCGTTAAAAAAAACTCGCAAGTATACCCATTAACCCATGTAATATATACTCGTATTTAATTACACATTAATATGCTTATATTTTCAATGTAAATTCACAATTATTCGCGGATTTACCCGCTAGTCGTGGTATTCATGGGAACAGATTAATTAATATGTACATGTTTTAAACCAATAGGTTTGCCCGCGGGGTCGTGAAGTATGTGCGGATCACAAGCACAGATGAAAGTATTTATCCGTTGACGAGTAAATAGGTCCGACACGTAATTCTTTTATCGGTACGTTGCGGATATTATGGATATGTGTCCATTACTTGTGGGTGACATCCTTTTTAGCATGAACAGTAACTTTCAAGTTTCTAAtgatacatgtatatataatatataatcaattTTGGTAAAACTTTTTCGATCTTTTTGTAGAATTTTAAAATCATTGTGCAAGTTTTAACGCATA
This window of the Rutidosis leptorrhynchoides isolate AG116_Rl617_1_P2 chromosome 7, CSIRO_AGI_Rlap_v1, whole genome shotgun sequence genome carries:
- the LOC139858037 gene encoding uncharacterized protein, with the protein product MDFWQKARTFAEDAAKRSQELTKEAAKRSQELTKEAAKRSQDFTIGSSKLSEIVSEASKRSKEIATEASKKADLIKIEALKRADQIRAQIPSTSAAISQFVVDSSPSPSSSAANGAGGNVSQVDLEKFGITDELREFVKEITINTFRDFPLEDDTEVSDVPTISNVRQDLTKFQEIHAKLVLSTVKEISKLRYELCPRVMRERKFWRIYFLIVNSHVIPYEKRYMEAEEENKVSDGKVTEDSAVGSSTTETVSKTEASEETLKTKNATKKSTDQDLDVFLLGDLGDSDEGPDDGDDGLDDDDFDKL